Part of the Dehalococcoidia bacterium genome is shown below.
CAACGGTTACCGGGCCGGCATCATCCGGGAGGCGGTCACCGCTTTGTCTGTGGTGGCTGGCGCTGTCTTCGCCGGCCATTACTATGACGATCTAGCCCGGGACGTTCTCTCCTTCGTCGGGGGGTCAGCCGCTGCCAGGGTGGTATCTTTCCTGGTGCTCTTTGGCTCGGTGGTCCTCTTGGGGCAGCTGATGGCCTTCTTGTTGCGGGGGCTGGCCTCCCTGCTCCTCTTGGGCTGGGCCGATCGCCTCCTAGGGATGGCCCTGGGGTTCTTTAAGGCCTTTCTTCTCGTGGAAGTGTTGTTGGTGCTGGTCATCACTTACCCTCAGTTGGGTCTCGACAGGGCCGTGCATAATTCCCTCTTAGGCCCTCAGCTCATGAAGGCGGCTGGCCTGGCTATCCATCTCCTCCCATGGGAGTTTGACGCATCTGTGGATGCCTTCGCAAAGAGCCCCCTCTGCCATTGACCTGGTGATGGCAGGAGGTCACGGGTCTTACCTGCCGGCAGGGCGGTGCGCTGCTGTTCCTTGGTGCTGGATGGTCAGGGATCCCGAAGTGACGGGGAGGGGCGAAGCGTGGCCTTTGACATGTGGCCCAAGGGCTGATAACTTCGCCTAAGGAGGCCGAGGTGAGAGGGCCATGGCAGTAGAGCTGAGCATGGAGAAGCTCGTCTCCCTATGCAAGAGGCGGGGGTTCGTCTTCCAGGGGAGCGAGATCTACGGCGGGGTAGGGGGCTTCTGGGACTATGGCCCCTTGGGGGTGGAGCTGAAGAACAACATCAAGCGCGCCTGGTGGAAGGCTGTGGTGCAAGAGCGTCCAGACGTAGTGGGCTTGGACGCCGCCATCATTATGAACCCCAAGGTGTGGGTGGCTAGTGGCCACGTGGAGACCTTCGCCGACCCCATGGTGGACTGCAAGCAGTGTAAGCGTCGCTTCCGCGCCGATGAGCTGCTGGCCGGGCATGAGGCGGAGAGCGCCCATGGGCACCAGGTAGTGGCCGAGGAGCTGCGATGCCCCGAGTGCGGCGGCGAAATGACCACCCCCCGCATGTTTAACCTCATGTTCCGCACCTACGTAGGGCCGGTGGACGTGGAGGCCGAGTTCACCAAGGCCCTGGTGGAGGTGAGTGGCCACAGCTGGGGAGAGGCCCAGGAGCGCATCCGTCGCCTGAAGGAGGAGCTGGACAGGGCCACCGTCTATCTGCGCCCTGAAACGGCCCAGGGCATCTTCGTCAACTTCGAAAACGTGCTGGTGGCCACCCGCAAGAAGCTCCCCTTCGGCATCGCCCAGATCGGCAAGGCCTTCCGCAACGAGGTGACCCCTGGCAATTTCATCTTCCGCGACCGCGAGTTCGAGCAGATGGAGATCGAGTACTTCGTGCGGCCGGAGGAGGACGAGAAGTGGCACCAGCACTGGGTGGAGGAGCGCTACCGCTGGTACCTGCGTTACGGCCTGCGGCAGGAGCATCTGCGGGTGCGTCGTCTCCCCCCGGAGGAGCTGGCCCATTACGCCAAGGACACCTATGAGATCGAGTTCCTCTTCCCCATGGGGTGGGCGGAGCTGGAGGGCATCGCCAACCGCACCGACTTCGACCTACGCCGTCATGCCCAGCACTCCGGCAGACAGCTGACCTATTTCGATGATGTCACCGGTCAGCACATCGTCCCCTATGTCATCGAGCCCTCAGCGGGGGTCGATCGCTGCTTCCTGGCCTTCATGATGGACGCCTATCACGAGGAGGAGGTGCGCGGGGAGACGCGGGCGGTTTTGCGCCTCCATCCTGCCCTGGCTCCCATCAAGGTGGCCGTCCTTCCTCTTTCCCGCCACGAGGACTTGGTGCCGGTGGCCCAACGAGTGTGGGATATGCTGCGCCCTCATTTCATGACCCAGTATGACGATGCCCAAAGCATCGGCCGCCGCTATCGCCGCCAGGACGAGATCGGCACCCCCTTCTGCGTGACCATCGATTTCGAGACCTTGCAAGACCAGGCGGTGACCATCCGCGACCGGGATACGATGGCCCAGGTGCGGGTGCCCATCGCCAATTTGGTCCAGGCCCTAAAGGAGCGGCTGGGGCACGACCCATGAACCAGGTGTTGGCCTCCTACACCCGCCCCGATGGCCGCCGCTTGGAGGCCGTCCTGGGCGATATCACCCTGGAGGCGGTGGATGTCATAGTCAATGCCGCCAACGAACGCTTGGCTCACGGGGGAGGGGTGGCGGGGGCCATCGTCCGCCGTGGCGGCCGGACGATTCAGGAGGAGAGCGACCGTTGGGTCCGCGAGCGTGGGCCCGTGCCGACGGGGGAGGCGGCCATCACAGGCGCCGGCAGGCTGCCCGCTCGTTACGTGGTGCACGCTGTGGGCCCCCGTTGGGGCATGGGTGATGAGGAGCGCCTCCTCTATCGGGCGGTGCAGAGCGCTCTTTCCCGGGCTGAGGAGGTGACAGCCCAGAGCATATCCCTGCCGGCTATCTCCACTGGAATCTTCGGCTTCCCCAAAGAGCTGGGGGTGGGCATCATCCTGCAGGCCGTGCAGGATTATTTAGACTCCCATCCCCAATCGCCCCTGCGGCTGGTGCGCTTCTGCAATATCGACGAGGCGACAGCCCGCCTGTTCGCCCAGGCCCTGCAGGCCCTGGTCTAGGCCGGGGGCTTCAGCTCGTTGATGCGAGCCCTGACCGCCTCAGGGTCCTTGTACCACATAGCGTCCAGCTGGATGTATTCCTTCCACTGGTCCGGCACGTCCTCCTCGGCGAAGATGGCCGTTACCGGGCACACCGGCTCGCACGCCCCACAATCGATGCACTCATCAGGGTCGATGTACAGCTTCCGATCCTTCCCCTCCTCATAATGGATGCAGTCGACGGGACATACCTCCACACACGACTTGTCCATCACATCGATGCACGGCTCGCATATCACGTAGGCCATCCCATACCCTCCTTGTGAAACTTTATTCTGCTTAAATTTCCCAAGCCTCCTCCCTCTTCGAATGTTAGCGGGTGGTGGGGGCGAGGTCAAGATGTAAGTAAGCGCAGGGTGGATAGGGCGGCCAGGGCAGCCACGAGGCCTTGGGAGGCCAAGCACCAGGGGCAGAGGGCGTGGATCACGGCCACCTCCAGATAGGTGAGGTAGCAGGAGTAGGTGAGGGCGCCCAGGGAGAGGGCCATGAGGGCACCTATGGCCCAGGGCTGCCGGCTGAGGGCCAGGAGGGCCATGGCCCCGTAGCCCAGGACTCCCACCAAGGCCACGGGCACGGGGCCTATGTGGGCGTATGGGCTGGTAGCCACCGTATGGCACCCTCCTACCCCGGTGCAGAAGGGGGAGGTAGGCTCGTAATACAGCCACATGAGCAAAGAGGCCACGCCCATACCTGCTAACGCCAGGAGGGCCATGGCGGGCCGTAAGAGCTCACTGAGAGCCCTTGGCCTTGTCCAGGGCTTGCTCGATGGTCTGGCGGAAGACATCATAGGGCTGTGCGCCGCGGATGACGATGTCCCCGATGAAGAAGGTGGGGGTCCCCCGCACCCCTAAGGCCTTGCCCTCCTCCGTCTGGGAGATGACCTTCTGGCGGTACTTACGGGAGTCTAGGCAAGAGGTGAAGGACCCCACGTCTAGCCCCACCTCCTGGGCGAAGGCGATGAGGTTCTGGCGGGAGAAGGCGCCACTGTTCTCCGCCCCTTGCCGCTGGAAGAGGATGTTGTGGTAGGGCCAGAACTTCCCCTGCTCGTTAGCGCACTCGGCGGCCTCGGCGGCGGCCTGGGACTCAGGGCCGAGAAAGGCGTAGTGCCTGTATTCCAGCCTGGCCTTCCCCGTCTTGATGTAGTCCTCAAGGATGAGGCGCTCCGTCTCTAGGGCAAACCGGCGGCAGAAGGGGCACTGGAAGTCGGAGTACTCGATGATGAGGACAGGGGCGTTGGGGTCGCCCAGCACGTTTCCCTGGGCGGGGACACCAGTGGCCTGGGGCGGGCGCTCCCCTCCCTGGCCGCCACGGGTCATAAAGATGAGGACGACGGCCGCCAGGGCCGCCGCCAGCACTGCTATTATGGCCACGTAGCCCTTACGCACGGCGATGTTCCTCAACGCCCATCACCTTCTTGCCCATTGTACTGAGGGCGGAGGCTGGGGACAAGCTCCATCTATCCCTAGGGCCCCGGGCCACAGCCAGAGAGGCTTCTTCAATCCCAGCTCGGTGCGATTGGCGCCTGGTTGCCGTACTGCCCTCTTGCCCTACTGCCCTAATGCCTGATTGCCTTACACGCGTTCGTCCCTATTGGGGGAGCAGCCGCGCCAAGAGGGCCCTCAGCTCCTGCCAGGTCACGGGTTTCCCCAAGGCGGCGTCCGCCTCTTGGGGCTTGACCTCTTGACCCCATCCCGTTAGGACGGCGAGGGGCGTCGTCGGCGAAATCTCTTTCAGCCGCCGTACGACCTCGCTCCCCGGCATCCCCGACATCCCCAGGTCCGTCAGGACCAGGTCGTACGGCTCGCCAGCCTGCAGGGCCGCCTCAAAGAGGGCCAAGCCCTCCACACCCCCGCTAGCGACCGTGACCTGGTGGCCCATTTCCTGCAACATCATCCCCAAGACCTGCCGGACCCGGGGATCGTCGTCGATCAGCAGGACCCGCCGGGACGCCATCGGCACCTCGCGTGCCTCGATTTTGGTCTTCCGCTCGACCCTCCGGATGGGGAAGATCAGACGGGCTGTCGTTCCCTGCCCCGGCTCGCTCTCCAGCTCGAGGTCCCCATCGTGGCGCCGCATCGTCCCATAGACCATGGCCAATCCAAGACCGCTTCCTTGCGCCCCCTGGGTCGTGAAAAACGGCTCGATGGCTCGGCGCCGGACTTCTTCGTCCATCCCAATGCCGGTGTCCATGACCTCGACGATGGCCCGCTCGCCCGCCTGCCGGGTCCGCAGGACGATACGGCCCCACGGCTCGCCCTTGGCGATGACGGCGTCCACGGCGTTAAAGACCAGGTTCATCAGAGCCTCCCGGACCTCAGCCCCGATGGCCGCCGTCGGCGGCAGGTCTTTGTCCAGGTCCGTCGTCACCTCGATGGTCACGCCCTCCCGCTGGGCCATGTCATACCACCGAGGTCGGGTCAGTTCGACGACCTGCTGCACGGCCGCGTTCAGGTCGACCATCTCCAAGGCCTCTTCCGATATCCGAGGCCGATAGAAAGCCCGCAGACGCTCGACGATGCGGGCGATGTCGGTGGCCGCCTCCGACAGCCACTGGGCCCGCTCCCGGACCCGCTTGTCCCTGTGTTGCTTCAACAGCTCAGCAAACCCCACGATGGGCATTAAGGCATTGTTGATGTCGTGGACGATACCGCTGGCCATCTGAGTTAGGGCCCGGAGGCGCTCCTGCTGGAGCAGGGCCTCCTGAGCCTGCTTGAGGCCTTGGTAGGCCTGCTCCAGGTTCGCAAACAGCTGGGCGTTCCGAAAGGCCACGGCCAGATGGTCGGCCAGAGCCATCAG
Proteins encoded:
- a CDS encoding macro domain-containing protein, giving the protein MNQVLASYTRPDGRRLEAVLGDITLEAVDVIVNAANERLAHGGGVAGAIVRRGGRTIQEESDRWVRERGPVPTGEAAITGAGRLPARYVVHAVGPRWGMGDEERLLYRAVQSALSRAEEVTAQSISLPAISTGIFGFPKELGVGIILQAVQDYLDSHPQSPLRLVRFCNIDEATARLFAQALQALV
- a CDS encoding vitamin K epoxide reductase family protein — translated: MMSSARPSSKPWTRPRALSELLRPAMALLALAGMGVASLLMWLYYEPTSPFCTGVGGCHTVATSPYAHIGPVPVALVGVLGYGAMALLALSRQPWAIGALMALSLGALTYSCYLTYLEVAVIHALCPWCLASQGLVAALAALSTLRLLTS
- a CDS encoding ferredoxin family protein, coding for MAYVICEPCIDVMDKSCVEVCPVDCIHYEEGKDRKLYIDPDECIDCGACEPVCPVTAIFAEEDVPDQWKEYIQLDAMWYKDPEAVRARINELKPPA
- a CDS encoding glycine--tRNA ligase; its protein translation is MAVELSMEKLVSLCKRRGFVFQGSEIYGGVGGFWDYGPLGVELKNNIKRAWWKAVVQERPDVVGLDAAIIMNPKVWVASGHVETFADPMVDCKQCKRRFRADELLAGHEAESAHGHQVVAEELRCPECGGEMTTPRMFNLMFRTYVGPVDVEAEFTKALVEVSGHSWGEAQERIRRLKEELDRATVYLRPETAQGIFVNFENVLVATRKKLPFGIAQIGKAFRNEVTPGNFIFRDREFEQMEIEYFVRPEEDEKWHQHWVEERYRWYLRYGLRQEHLRVRRLPPEELAHYAKDTYEIEFLFPMGWAELEGIANRTDFDLRRHAQHSGRQLTYFDDVTGQHIVPYVIEPSAGVDRCFLAFMMDAYHEEEVRGETRAVLRLHPALAPIKVAVLPLSRHEDLVPVAQRVWDMLRPHFMTQYDDAQSIGRRYRRQDEIGTPFCVTIDFETLQDQAVTIRDRDTMAQVRVPIANLVQALKERLGHDP
- a CDS encoding CvpA family protein — protein: MALFSSPSPGSASSWPFAPVCVAGLPKPCSCVIDSPQAAVNWLDVAIILVIVWFGVNGYRAGIIREAVTALSVVAGAVFAGHYYDDLARDVLSFVGGSAAARVVSFLVLFGSVVLLGQLMAFLLRGLASLLLLGWADRLLGMALGFFKAFLLVEVLLVLVITYPQLGLDRAVHNSLLGPQLMKAAGLAIHLLPWEFDASVDAFAKSPLCH
- a CDS encoding thioredoxin domain-containing protein → MRNIAVRKGYVAIIAVLAAALAAVVLIFMTRGGQGGERPPQATGVPAQGNVLGDPNAPVLIIEYSDFQCPFCRRFALETERLILEDYIKTGKARLEYRHYAFLGPESQAAAEAAECANEQGKFWPYHNILFQRQGAENSGAFSRQNLIAFAQEVGLDVGSFTSCLDSRKYRQKVISQTEEGKALGVRGTPTFFIGDIVIRGAQPYDVFRQTIEQALDKAKGSQ